One window from the genome of Pelodictyon luteolum DSM 273 encodes:
- a CDS encoding MerR family transcriptional regulator has protein sequence MPFDASKNYYSIGEVSRIAGVPAYLLRYWETFFKELRPGRDTRGNRRYTNRDMALVLNIKDLVYEQGYRLGKASELMKNEGKTRDEDPRTGEILRLQKEIGHVDKKNRVVDQRRVAVLKEVKSEIEEILQLLG, from the coding sequence ATGCCGTTTGACGCCAGCAAAAATTACTACTCGATAGGTGAGGTCAGCCGGATTGCCGGTGTTCCAGCCTATCTCCTTCGCTACTGGGAGACCTTTTTCAAGGAACTTCGCCCCGGTCGGGACACCCGCGGCAACCGTCGCTACACCAACCGCGACATGGCTCTCGTGCTCAATATCAAAGATCTGGTCTATGAGCAGGGCTACCGGCTCGGCAAGGCAAGCGAACTGATGAAGAATGAGGGCAAGACGAGGGACGAGGATCCCCGAACCGGCGAGATCCTCCGCCTGCAGAAGGAGATCGGCCATGTAGACAAGAAAAACCGGGTGGTCGACCAGCGAAGGGTGGCTGTGCTGAAGGAGGTCAAGTCGGAGATTGAGGAGATTCTGCAGCTGCTCGGTTGA
- a CDS encoding ABC transporter ATP-binding protein, which produces MKNLLSLLPYLGRYRTKLFAGFAFIILTNLFAVIGPRYIRLAIDSMNGSFLIEHVLQNTSLYVLFALLSGFFLFLVRQSIIVTSRHIEYDLKNDYYRHLQRLPRSFYDSTSTGELISRGTNDLNAVREFLGPGIMYSLNTFFRLLFALAAMIALSPKLTFFALLPAPILSWSVYRIGRSMQKRSKSIQESYAAITNLVQENLSGIRIVKSYTREAFEIDRFEKLNREYYGKNLSLGKLQALFFAFLTSLTAFSLLPVIWIGGKSVTEGTMTIGGIAQFIVYVTMLGWPIISIGWVTSIIQKASSAQARLDEIMGMQPEPGTEGTAESVDAPQQKGASGTLSFRDISFSYPGNEDRPVLEHVTLEIKAGTKTAIVGATGSGKTSLVSLIPRLYEPTGGAITLDGQDIRSLPLEKLREQIGYVPQVNFLFSDTIAHNISWGSRRSSAEEVLEASRTAMLHDDIQDFPDAFETMLGEKGINLSGGQKQRACIARAVAWKPRILILDDALSAVDTATEARIFDALLQELPDTTVILISHRISTVKNCDRIIVLKDGHIAESGSHGELLEHQGIYFELYNQQLLEEEILSLS; this is translated from the coding sequence ATGAAAAATCTTCTCAGCCTCCTGCCCTATCTCGGCAGGTACCGCACGAAACTGTTTGCAGGGTTTGCGTTCATCATCCTGACAAACCTGTTCGCCGTAATAGGGCCCCGCTACATCCGTCTGGCCATCGACAGCATGAACGGCAGCTTCCTTATTGAGCACGTCCTCCAAAACACCAGCCTCTATGTCCTCTTCGCCCTTTTAAGCGGTTTTTTTCTTTTCCTCGTCCGTCAGAGCATCATCGTCACCTCCCGCCATATCGAGTATGACCTGAAGAACGACTACTACCGCCACCTGCAGCGCCTGCCGAGGTCTTTCTACGACAGCACGAGCACCGGTGAGCTCATCTCCAGAGGCACCAATGACCTGAACGCAGTACGGGAATTCCTCGGTCCCGGCATCATGTACTCCCTGAACACCTTTTTCCGCCTGCTCTTCGCGCTGGCGGCGATGATCGCCCTTTCGCCGAAACTCACCTTCTTCGCCCTCCTGCCTGCCCCGATCCTCAGCTGGTCGGTCTACCGGATCGGACGCTCGATGCAGAAGCGCTCGAAAAGCATACAGGAAAGCTATGCGGCCATCACCAACCTCGTACAGGAAAACCTCTCCGGCATCCGCATTGTCAAAAGCTACACGAGGGAGGCGTTTGAGATTGACCGCTTTGAAAAACTCAACAGAGAATATTACGGGAAAAACCTCTCTCTGGGAAAACTGCAGGCGCTTTTTTTTGCATTCCTCACCTCACTCACCGCATTCTCGCTGCTGCCGGTGATATGGATCGGTGGCAAGAGCGTCACAGAGGGAACGATGACCATCGGCGGCATCGCGCAGTTCATCGTCTATGTCACCATGCTCGGCTGGCCGATCATCTCCATCGGCTGGGTAACGAGCATCATCCAGAAAGCATCCTCCGCTCAGGCGAGGCTTGATGAAATCATGGGCATGCAGCCCGAACCCGGTACGGAGGGGACAGCGGAGAGTGTTGATGCTCCTCAGCAGAAAGGCGCCTCCGGGACCCTCTCATTCAGGGACATCAGCTTCAGCTATCCCGGTAATGAGGACCGGCCGGTTCTCGAGCATGTGACGCTTGAGATCAAAGCCGGCACCAAGACCGCCATTGTCGGGGCGACAGGATCGGGAAAAACATCCCTCGTCAGCCTTATCCCGCGTCTCTACGAACCAACAGGAGGCGCCATCACCCTCGATGGACAGGACATCAGGAGCCTGCCACTGGAAAAGCTGCGCGAACAGATCGGATACGTGCCTCAGGTCAACTTCCTCTTTTCGGACACCATCGCGCACAACATCAGCTGGGGCAGCCGGCGAAGCAGTGCCGAGGAGGTGCTTGAAGCCAGCCGGACGGCCATGCTCCATGATGACATCCAGGACTTTCCCGATGCGTTTGAAACCATGCTCGGAGAAAAGGGTATCAACCTTTCAGGGGGCCAGAAACAGCGGGCCTGCATTGCCCGGGCTGTTGCATGGAAACCACGCATCCTTATCCTCGACGATGCCCTCTCGGCCGTCGATACCGCAACGGAAGCGAGGATTTTCGATGCCCTGCTCCAGGAGCTGCCCGACACCACCGTCATCCTCATCAGCCACCGGATCTCCACGGTGAAGAACTGCGACCGGATCATCGTCCTCAAAGACGGCCATATCGCCGAAAGTGGCTCCCACGGGGAACTGCTCGAACATCAGGGAATTTACTTCGAACTCTACAACCAGCAGCTCCTCGAAGAGGAGATCCTCTCGCTCAGCTGA
- a CDS encoding B12-binding domain-containing radical SAM protein produces the protein MPGADKAVLLVFIQADSGVDGAALLGDAARSTALFSSLKDTLFSGIIRRAQFAIPPLSLMILGSVQVDGVRQEYCDLRFERFPADRHWDLVGISVQTGAVRPAFELAAALRHRGVKVVLGGPYVTLFAERCREHADVLVCGEADDLWREVLLDLRKGELRAEYRQETPPDLSLSRPVSKSMLDIKSYFTTNVVQTTRGCPYSCDFCTVHVMNGHRLRHRPVKDVQREVEGFLKEDRRIFFFLDDTINADERYARELFNGLIPLGIRWVGQSTTALGENPALLEVFARSGCGALLVGIESIGDGSNHAHHKFHNPASRQVASIKAIRDAGICVYGSFIYGLDGDTLDMPRRIEEFIEETGVDVPGINLLRPIPGTDLFTRLAGEHRLLHDPGNHDAFRFSWGQEMLYRPKAVSIESFIPSYTGLTKRVFTVANALKRAASAPTLRASVLSFNLLYVHLYGLARRDLYRQLATLAGAGEG, from the coding sequence ATGCCAGGAGCTGATAAAGCCGTCCTTCTGGTTTTCATCCAGGCCGATAGCGGAGTGGATGGCGCTGCCCTTCTCGGCGATGCTGCCCGTTCGACAGCTCTCTTCTCATCGCTGAAAGACACCCTTTTCAGCGGCATCATCCGCCGGGCGCAGTTCGCCATTCCGCCCCTTTCACTCATGATCCTCGGCTCCGTGCAGGTGGACGGCGTCCGTCAGGAGTACTGCGATCTTCGTTTTGAGCGATTTCCCGCCGATCGGCACTGGGATCTCGTCGGCATCAGCGTGCAGACCGGTGCGGTGCGCCCTGCCTTTGAACTTGCCGCCGCCTTGAGGCATCGTGGAGTGAAGGTGGTGCTCGGCGGCCCCTACGTCACCCTCTTTGCGGAGCGGTGCCGGGAGCATGCCGACGTTCTGGTATGCGGCGAAGCAGACGACCTCTGGCGTGAGGTGCTCCTGGACCTCCGGAAGGGTGAATTAAGGGCCGAATACCGCCAGGAAACGCCGCCCGACCTCTCCTTGTCCCGTCCTGTCAGTAAATCCATGCTTGACATCAAGAGCTATTTCACGACCAATGTGGTGCAGACCACCCGAGGTTGCCCCTACAGCTGCGACTTCTGCACCGTGCATGTGATGAACGGTCACCGCCTGCGCCACCGTCCGGTGAAGGATGTCCAGAGGGAGGTAGAGGGTTTTTTGAAGGAGGATCGTCGGATATTCTTTTTTCTCGACGATACCATCAACGCTGATGAGCGCTACGCCCGGGAGCTGTTCAACGGGCTGATTCCCCTCGGCATCCGGTGGGTAGGCCAGTCGACAACCGCACTCGGGGAGAATCCCGCTCTGCTTGAAGTATTTGCCCGTTCCGGTTGCGGCGCGCTTCTCGTCGGCATTGAAAGCATCGGCGACGGCAGCAACCACGCCCACCACAAGTTCCATAACCCGGCTTCGCGACAGGTGGCTTCGATCAAGGCGATAAGGGATGCCGGGATCTGTGTCTATGGCAGTTTCATCTACGGCCTTGACGGTGACACATTGGATATGCCGCGCCGTATCGAGGAGTTCATCGAAGAGACGGGGGTTGACGTTCCGGGCATCAACCTCCTGCGGCCGATTCCTGGAACAGATCTGTTCACCCGACTTGCCGGTGAGCATCGGCTGCTGCATGATCCGGGGAACCACGATGCCTTCAGGTTCTCATGGGGTCAGGAGATGCTGTACCGGCCGAAGGCTGTTTCGATCGAGTCATTCATCCCCTCGTATACCGGACTGACGAAGAGGGTGTTCACGGTGGCAAACGCGCTGAAGCGCGCCGCTTCGGCACCAACCCTCCGAGCTTCCGTCTTGTCGTTCAACCTGCTTTATGTCCATCTGTACGGCCTCGCGCGCCGCGATCTCTATCGCCAGCTGGCCACCCTTGCCGGCGCCGGGGAAGGGTAG
- a CDS encoding IS1380-like element ISPelu1 family transposase: protein MAKDKTIKGKKEQQICAILPSDDQLTGRAGLSVFALYLRNIGLFPIIDRLFGTVRKNGKGLAVTEMFVQILSFFMDGTSRHLNWFDHLAADDAYAGLLGTGRLASSHAVKRFIGAISFCRIYLFRRLLQDVFLWRLKHTRPEVIMLGIDTTVLDNDDAEKRHGVQPTYKKVKGFQPLQMNWGRYVVDAVFRGGKKHSNHGNTVNEMLVHMVRKIRNAYREEVPIIVRMDAGFFDDEVFKTCEQLQIGYLCGGKQYSNVLDEVADAVDWQSFKKVETDSKSWMYTEFMSRQKKWKKERRTIFSTLWEEDGQYLLQGICRDSVIITNMGMGEKIDEQLAKIGREDLLDAGKLLGLYHERGTDELTNRALKTFGHEQLPFKRFTANSAWYYLMVLGNNLFEAFKEDVAEAVIPVSAYADTFRRRFIDTAGKLVRHAGKLVMKVNKVDYVRLKFDQLYEKCRVGLPRLE from the coding sequence ATGGCAAAAGATAAGACGATTAAGGGTAAAAAAGAACAGCAGATTTGCGCCATTTTGCCGAGCGACGACCAGCTCACCGGCAGGGCCGGTTTGAGCGTCTTCGCACTGTACCTGCGCAACATAGGGCTGTTTCCGATTATTGACCGCCTGTTCGGTACAGTGCGGAAGAATGGCAAGGGCCTGGCGGTCACCGAGATGTTCGTGCAGATTTTGAGCTTCTTCATGGATGGTACGAGCCGCCATCTGAACTGGTTCGATCATCTTGCCGCTGATGATGCCTATGCCGGCCTGCTCGGTACCGGTAGATTGGCTTCGTCGCATGCCGTCAAGCGTTTTATCGGGGCTATCTCCTTCTGTCGGATTTACCTGTTCCGGAGATTGCTGCAGGATGTGTTTCTCTGGCGCCTGAAGCACACCAGGCCGGAAGTGATCATGCTCGGCATTGATACGACGGTTCTGGACAATGACGATGCCGAGAAGCGCCATGGGGTGCAACCCACATACAAGAAGGTCAAAGGGTTCCAGCCCTTGCAGATGAACTGGGGCAGGTATGTGGTGGACGCGGTGTTCCGTGGAGGAAAGAAACACTCGAACCACGGCAATACGGTCAATGAGATGCTGGTGCATATGGTAAGGAAAATCCGGAACGCTTACAGGGAAGAGGTTCCGATCATTGTGCGCATGGACGCCGGGTTCTTCGACGACGAAGTATTCAAGACCTGTGAGCAACTGCAAATCGGTTATCTGTGCGGCGGCAAGCAGTACAGCAATGTTCTTGATGAGGTTGCCGATGCGGTCGACTGGCAATCGTTCAAAAAAGTCGAAACTGACTCAAAAAGCTGGATGTACACCGAATTCATGAGCAGACAAAAGAAATGGAAGAAAGAGCGCCGGACGATCTTCAGTACGCTCTGGGAAGAGGACGGGCAGTATCTGCTGCAAGGCATATGTCGTGATTCCGTCATCATCACCAATATGGGCATGGGTGAAAAGATCGATGAGCAACTTGCCAAGATCGGCCGCGAGGACTTGCTCGACGCCGGAAAGCTTCTTGGCCTCTACCACGAAAGGGGAACAGACGAACTGACCAACCGTGCATTGAAGACCTTCGGCCATGAGCAGCTACCGTTCAAGCGATTCACTGCAAACTCGGCCTGGTACTACCTGATGGTGCTTGGCAACAACCTCTTTGAAGCCTTCAAGGAAGACGTGGCCGAAGCGGTCATTCCGGTGTCGGCTTATGCCGACACCTTCCGCCGCAGGTTCATCGATACAGCCGGAAAACTGGTGCGCCATGCCGGGAAGCTGGTCATGAAAGTCAACAAGGTTGACTATGTTCGCCTGAAGTTCGACCAGCTGTATGAGAAATGCCGTGTCGGACTTCCGCGACTGGAATAA
- a CDS encoding HD domain-containing phosphohydrolase — MGKDKQSLQGIDSSPRSAGRGGSVRKEWLDEKQNPFYRRVFEEAQTGILILSHPEGCIEDANPFLLHLLGSTMDGLKGKTIAEAGLVMDESSKNVIESFARVMTSHQDALTLHTYRGPVITVECASRVFSVGSRRFIQCNFSDISSSREYEERLRLSTATVLISMQEVVETLTRIIESRDSYTVGHQARVSDLSVAIAYELGVNENAINGLRISSLVHDIGKISIPPQLLTKSAPLSSFELEMLQNHVNTGYEFLKGLQFPWPVADILCQHHERLDGSGYPKGLKDGDIFLEARIIAVADTLEAMASERPYREALGIDAALAFIEEEKGRLYDPAVVDAAVRLFREKNYCFPDTSAS; from the coding sequence ATGGGTAAAGACAAACAATCCCTACAGGGCATTGATTCCTCCCCGCGATCGGCAGGCCGGGGCGGCAGCGTCCGTAAAGAGTGGCTCGACGAGAAGCAGAATCCGTTCTACCGCAGGGTATTCGAAGAGGCCCAGACAGGCATTCTCATCCTCAGTCATCCTGAAGGGTGTATAGAGGATGCCAACCCGTTTCTCCTTCATCTGCTCGGCAGCACTATGGATGGCCTGAAAGGCAAGACCATAGCTGAGGCGGGTCTGGTCATGGATGAGTCGTCGAAGAATGTGATCGAAAGCTTTGCCAGGGTGATGACCTCCCATCAGGACGCGCTCACCCTGCATACCTACAGGGGCCCTGTCATTACAGTCGAATGCGCAAGCAGGGTATTCAGTGTCGGCAGCAGGCGTTTCATCCAGTGCAATTTCAGTGATATCAGCAGTAGCCGGGAGTACGAGGAGCGGCTTCGGCTTTCGACTGCAACCGTACTCATAAGCATGCAGGAGGTTGTTGAAACCCTGACGCGCATCATCGAATCCCGGGATTCCTATACCGTTGGGCATCAGGCCCGTGTTTCAGATCTTTCCGTAGCCATAGCCTATGAGCTCGGCGTGAACGAAAACGCAATCAACGGGCTCAGGATTTCATCGCTGGTCCACGATATCGGAAAAATTTCGATCCCCCCGCAGCTTCTTACCAAATCGGCGCCGCTCTCTTCCTTCGAGCTTGAGATGCTGCAGAACCATGTCAATACCGGATACGAATTCCTTAAAGGACTCCAGTTTCCCTGGCCCGTTGCCGACATCCTTTGCCAGCACCATGAGCGGCTTGACGGGAGCGGGTATCCCAAGGGACTGAAAGATGGCGACATCTTTCTTGAGGCACGCATCATCGCTGTAGCCGATACGCTTGAAGCGATGGCTTCAGAACGTCCGTATCGCGAAGCGCTTGGTATAGACGCGGCACTTGCGTTCATCGAGGAGGAAAAAGGCCGGCTTTACGATCCTGCTGTCGTCGATGCTGCCGTAAGGCTCTTCCGTGAGAAAAACTACTGTTTCCCCGACACTTCGGCCTCCTGA
- the rplU gene encoding 50S ribosomal protein L21 has protein sequence MQALIEISDKQYLVKKGDTLFVPRQQTAIGDTMEISSMATIDGANTVLNPAVSVKAKVLGHVKDDKVVVFKKKRRKRYQSRNGHRQQMTQIEVVSL, from the coding sequence ATGCAGGCGCTGATCGAGATTTCTGACAAGCAGTATCTGGTAAAAAAGGGTGACACCCTTTTTGTCCCCAGACAACAGACCGCCATCGGCGACACCATGGAGATCAGTTCCATGGCGACGATCGACGGAGCAAACACCGTCCTCAATCCTGCAGTAAGCGTCAAGGCGAAAGTCCTTGGCCATGTCAAGGACGACAAGGTCGTGGTGTTCAAGAAAAAACGCCGGAAACGCTACCAGTCACGCAACGGCCATCGCCAGCAGATGACCCAGATCGAGGTGGTTTCCCTTTAA
- the rpmA gene encoding 50S ribosomal protein L27 — protein sequence MAHKKGGGSTKNGRDSNPKYLGVKAAGGSTVSAGTIILRQRGTVIKPGTNAGIGRDHTIFSLVDGVVTFRNGRNNKKQVDILPS from the coding sequence ATGGCTCATAAGAAAGGCGGCGGATCAACGAAAAACGGCCGCGACAGCAACCCGAAATATCTTGGCGTGAAGGCAGCCGGCGGATCGACCGTATCGGCAGGAACCATCATTCTCCGCCAGAGAGGCACCGTCATCAAGCCCGGAACCAATGCCGGCATCGGACGCGACCACACCATCTTCTCACTTGTTGACGGAGTCGTAACATTCCGCAACGGCCGAAACAACAAGAAACAGGTAGATATCCTTCCTTCCTGA
- the mdh gene encoding malate dehydrogenase: protein MKITVIGAGNVGATAALRIAEKQLAREVVLIDIVEGIPQGKALDMYESGPVALFDTRVSGSNDYRDSADSDIILITAGLARKPGMSREDLLQKNATIIKEVTSQVMQYSKNPILIMVSNPLDVMTYVARQVSGLPEERVIGMAGVLDTARFRSFIAEELQVSMQDINAFVLGGHGDSMVPVVKYTNVAGIPITELMSIEKINAIVERTKNGGIEIVNHLKTGSAFYAPAASAVEMIESIVKDRKRILPCTTCLKGQFGIQNVFCGAPVKLGRKGVEQILEINLSADELKALQQSASIVEQNCRNLDALLG from the coding sequence ATGAAAATAACCGTTATAGGAGCCGGTAATGTTGGCGCAACCGCAGCCCTTCGCATTGCAGAGAAACAGCTGGCAAGAGAGGTCGTGCTGATTGATATCGTAGAAGGCATTCCCCAGGGCAAGGCACTTGACATGTATGAGTCCGGACCTGTTGCACTGTTCGACACCAGAGTATCAGGGTCCAACGATTACCGCGATTCCGCCGATTCCGACATCATTCTCATCACTGCAGGCCTGGCCCGCAAGCCCGGCATGAGCCGCGAGGACCTGCTGCAGAAAAACGCGACGATCATCAAGGAGGTCACCAGCCAGGTGATGCAGTACTCCAAGAATCCGATCCTCATCATGGTGTCGAACCCGCTCGACGTCATGACCTACGTTGCCCGCCAGGTAAGCGGACTTCCCGAGGAGCGGGTCATCGGCATGGCAGGCGTGCTTGATACCGCCCGCTTCAGGAGCTTCATAGCCGAAGAGCTGCAGGTATCCATGCAGGACATCAACGCCTTCGTGCTCGGCGGCCATGGCGACTCGATGGTTCCGGTCGTCAAGTACACCAATGTGGCAGGCATCCCGATCACCGAACTGATGTCGATAGAAAAAATCAATGCAATTGTCGAACGCACCAAGAACGGCGGCATTGAAATCGTCAACCATCTGAAAACCGGCTCTGCATTCTACGCTCCGGCAGCCTCAGCCGTGGAAATGATCGAGTCGATCGTAAAGGACCGCAAGCGCATCCTCCCCTGCACCACATGCCTGAAAGGCCAGTTCGGCATCCAGAACGTCTTCTGCGGCGCTCCGGTCAAACTCGGCAGAAAGGGCGTGGAGCAGATTCTGGAAATCAATCTCTCAGCGGACGAACTCAAGGCATTGCAGCAGTCGGCTTCCATTGTAGAGCAGAACTGCAGGAACCTTGATGCACTGCTTGGCTGA
- a CDS encoding agmatine deiminase family protein: MPEPKYVMPAEWAPHEATWLSWPHKLESWPGKFEPVPAVFVELAAWLSSSEDVHINVLDEQMEDDVRALLLASGHPCLKMERVFLHQIPTNDAWCRDHGPNFVYHTSGDTQEKVILDWEYNAWGGKYEPYDDDNAVPSRIAAIRRMPLVSTGMVLEGGAIDVNGEGLLLTTEACLLNPNRNPTMSREDIERKLGRWLGIKKVLWLGDGIAGDDTDGHVDDMARFVSINTVVIAVEDDPEDENYKPLQKNYELLKGYTNLRGEPLRVVKLPMPDPVYYEGERLPASYANFYIANSVVLVPVYRCEQDAEALRILRGCFPDREVVGIDCSDLIWGLGAIHCVSHEEPADPGA, encoded by the coding sequence ATGCCTGAACCGAAGTATGTCATGCCCGCTGAATGGGCTCCGCACGAGGCAACCTGGCTTTCCTGGCCGCACAAGCTTGAGTCATGGCCGGGGAAGTTTGAACCGGTGCCTGCCGTGTTTGTTGAACTGGCCGCCTGGCTGAGTTCATCTGAGGATGTGCATATCAATGTGCTTGATGAGCAGATGGAAGATGATGTGCGCGCACTGCTTCTTGCATCCGGCCACCCCTGTCTCAAAATGGAACGGGTATTTCTTCACCAGATTCCGACCAATGACGCCTGGTGCCGCGATCACGGGCCGAACTTCGTCTATCATACCAGTGGCGATACGCAGGAAAAGGTCATCCTTGACTGGGAGTACAACGCATGGGGCGGGAAATACGAACCGTACGACGACGACAATGCCGTTCCGTCCCGGATAGCCGCCATCCGGCGGATGCCGCTGGTATCGACCGGAATGGTGCTCGAGGGCGGCGCGATTGACGTGAACGGAGAGGGGCTGCTTTTGACCACCGAGGCATGCCTGCTGAACCCTAACCGCAACCCCACCATGAGCCGGGAGGATATCGAGCGGAAGCTCGGGCGCTGGCTCGGCATCAAGAAAGTACTCTGGCTCGGTGACGGGATCGCAGGTGACGATACAGACGGCCACGTTGACGATATGGCGCGCTTCGTCAGCATTAACACGGTGGTCATCGCCGTGGAGGATGATCCTGAAGATGAAAACTACAAGCCGCTTCAAAAGAACTATGAGCTCCTCAAGGGGTATACCAATCTCAGGGGCGAGCCGCTACGGGTCGTAAAGCTGCCTATGCCGGATCCCGTCTACTATGAGGGCGAACGACTTCCGGCCAGCTATGCCAACTTCTACATCGCCAACAGCGTGGTTCTTGTTCCCGTGTACCGGTGTGAACAGGACGCCGAGGCGCTTCGGATTCTCCGCGGTTGTTTTCCAGATCGGGAGGTGGTGGGCATCGACTGCAGTGACCTGATATGGGGGCTCGGGGCCATTCACTGTGTTAGCCATGAGGAGCCGGCTGACCCCGGAGCTTGA
- a CDS encoding M48 family metallopeptidase, whose product MNVFGAVVLFTLLATFLIRLVSELLNLKASRSGLPSEFKGIFDEEAYLKSQAYLRASTTLSLYSGAVALVLLLVFWFSGGFNLLDQFLRGFAFGSIPTGVLYIGSLMLLQSLISLPFSIYKTFVIEERYGFNRTTPGVFVSDLLKTLALAVLIGAPVIAALLWFFEAAGPMAWLPAWGALTAFSLLLQYVAPTWIMPLFNRFVPLEDGELKDAITGYAKGVNFPLEGIYVIDGSKRSARSNAFFTGFGKQKRIALFDTLVNAHTVDELVAVLAHEIGHFRKKHILISMALSILNLGVLFFLLSLFLANRQLFDAFYMQDLSVYGSLVFFMLLYTPVEFILSVFLQVLSRRHEYQADRFAVSTFPRGEALIDALRKLSRSNLSNLTPHPFHVFMTYSHPPVMQRIGRIREYLLHPDR is encoded by the coding sequence ATGAATGTTTTTGGCGCAGTGGTACTTTTCACGCTTCTTGCCACCTTCCTCATCAGACTGGTATCAGAACTGCTCAACCTCAAGGCATCCCGCTCTGGCCTTCCTTCTGAATTCAAAGGCATATTCGACGAGGAGGCTTACCTGAAGTCGCAGGCCTACCTTCGTGCATCGACCACCCTCTCGCTGTATAGCGGTGCTGTTGCCCTGGTGCTGCTTCTTGTGTTCTGGTTTTCCGGAGGGTTCAACCTGCTTGACCAGTTCCTTCGGGGCTTCGCTTTCGGTTCCATCCCGACCGGAGTTCTCTACATCGGTTCGCTCATGCTGCTCCAGTCGCTCATCTCACTGCCGTTCAGCATCTACAAGACCTTTGTCATCGAGGAACGCTATGGCTTCAACAGGACGACCCCGGGGGTATTCGTTTCGGACCTGCTGAAAACCCTTGCGCTTGCAGTGTTGATCGGCGCTCCCGTCATTGCAGCCCTGCTCTGGTTTTTCGAGGCGGCGGGTCCGATGGCCTGGCTGCCCGCCTGGGGAGCCCTGACTGCCTTCAGCCTGCTGCTGCAGTATGTGGCCCCGACTTGGATCATGCCCCTCTTCAACCGTTTTGTGCCTCTTGAGGACGGTGAGCTGAAGGATGCGATCACTGGCTATGCAAAAGGGGTGAACTTTCCTCTTGAGGGCATCTATGTAATCGACGGCTCGAAGCGCTCCGCCCGTTCCAACGCGTTCTTCACCGGATTCGGCAAGCAGAAGCGGATCGCCCTCTTCGATACCCTCGTCAATGCCCATACGGTTGATGAACTGGTTGCGGTCCTGGCTCATGAAATCGGCCATTTCCGTAAAAAGCACATTCTCATCAGCATGGCGCTCAGCATCCTGAACCTCGGAGTGCTCTTTTTTCTCCTCTCGCTTTTCCTCGCCAACCGCCAGCTCTTTGATGCGTTCTATATGCAGGACCTCTCTGTTTATGGCAGTCTGGTCTTTTTCATGCTGCTTTACACCCCGGTAGAGTTCATTCTTTCGGTGTTCCTGCAGGTGCTCTCCCGCCGGCACGAGTATCAGGCCGACAGGTTTGCCGTATCAACTTTTCCCCGCGGGGAGGCACTCATTGATGCGCTCCGGAAGCTGTCGCGCAGCAACCTATCCAACCTCACGCCTCATCCGTTCCACGTCTTCATGACCTATTCGCATCCTCCGGTCATGCAGCGGATCGGACGGATCAGGGAGTATCTGCTGCACCCCGACAGGTAA